The following proteins are co-located in the Sesamum indicum cultivar Zhongzhi No. 13 unplaced genomic scaffold, S_indicum_v1.0 scaffold00385, whole genome shotgun sequence genome:
- the LOC105180186 gene encoding putative disease resistance protein At1g50180, whose amino-acid sequence MVDSVATIALETLRDILIEEAKFLSSVGGEVEEVRKQLNIMHCFLKDADRRQDRYNSQTVQNWIAELRHLSIQAKNVLERYVIEVVSKRKGKSLKMVLKRFTCILSEWSRMQQIEEDIKDIKSRMSDLTKQSESMSVGDNSSRLVDDTDRSRRTYGHEVEKYFVGMKEDIKQLESVLTTDDKSNGVISICSMGGLRKTTLATKIYNGEAVERCFKYRAWVCVSQQFQPKTTFQRLLKQLLPNESDEQDENTLVRKLYQVQRDRKCLLVLDDIWEVEHWNCLRRTFPIAEADSKVLLTIRNQNIASRGYVHNLKCLDEDEGWELLQKIAFPNNYSQELQLVDTRIEEDPMKILEKLPMLRVLGLRRNPYVGREMVCEATGFPQLRELSLNDLRNLVEWRVEKGLMPNLSHLVIAKCSKLKMIPDGLEFINTLKTLIIIIPEEFVKRVGGVDGEGEDYHKIKHIPFIDIYYYD is encoded by the exons atggTTGATTCTGTTGCAACAATTGCACTTGAAACACTTCGGGACATATTGATTGAGGAAGCAAAATTTCTATCGAGTGTGGGCGGTGAGGTTGAGGAAGTCCGTAAGCAGCTCAACATCATGCACTGTTTCTTGAAGGATGCTGATAGGAGGCAAGATCGGTACAATTCACAGACAGTCCAGAATTGGATCGCTGAACTTCGCCATTTGTCCATTCAAGCTAAGAATGTGCTAGAAAGATATGTCATTGAAGTGGTgtccaaaagaaaaggaaaaagccTTAAAATGGTTCTCAAAAGATTCACTTGTATATTGAGTGAGTGGTCAAGAATGCAGCAAATCGAAGAAGACATTAAAGATATCAAGTCTCGTATGTCCGACCTCACCAAACAGTCGGAGTCTATGAGTGTAGGAGACAACTCATCAAGATTGGTAGATGATACCGATAGGTCAAGAAGAACGTATGGGCATGaggttgaaaaatattttgtaggaATGAAGGAGGATATTAAACAGTTGGAATCAGTTCTGACAACTGATGACAAATCAAATGGAGTGATTTCCATATGTAGCATGGGAGGATTGAgaaagaccactcttgctactAAAATTTACAATGGGGAGGCCGTGGAGCGGTGCTTCAAATATCGTGCTTGGGTTTGTGTAAGTCAGCAATTTCAACCCAAAACTACTTTCCAACGACTATTAAAGCAACTTCTTCCGAATGAAAGTGACGAGCAAGATGAAAATACATTGGTCAGAAAGTTGTACCAAGTACAAAGAGACAGAAAATGTCTCCTAGTTTTGGATGACATTTGGGAAGTTGAGCACTGGAATTGCTTAAGGCGTACCTTTCCCATTGCAGAGGCAGATAGCAAAGTTTTGCTCACAATCAGAAATCAAAACATTGCTTCCAGAGGATACGTCCACAATCTCAAGTGtttggatgaagatgaaggaTGGGAGCTCCTTCAAAAGATAGCATTCCCGAACAACTATTCACAAG AATTGCAGCTTGTGGATACAAGGATTGAGGAAGACCCAATGAAAATACTAGAGAAGCTTCCCATGTTAAGAGTTCTTGGCTTAAGGCGCAATCCATATGTGGGCAGAGAGATGGTTTGTGAGGCAACTGGATTTCCTCAACTCAGAGAGCTTTCCTTGAATGATTTGCGGAATTTAGTAGAGTGGAGAGTGGAGAAAGGATTAATGCCCAATCTCTCTCATCTAGTTATTGCAAAATGTAGTAAATTGAAGATGATTCCTGATGGATTGGAATTCATTAATACTCTAAAAACactgattataattattccagAGGAGTTCGTGAAGAGGGTAGGAGGGGTGGATGGTGAAGGAGAAGATtatcacaaaatcaaacacataCCTTTTATTGACATTTATTATTACGACTAA